In Corynebacterium nuruki S6-4, the following proteins share a genomic window:
- a CDS encoding MFS transporter: MTDTGHDIQRRTLAVLAVSQVIGTVGVGIAPSIGILLATEVTDSEVWSGLARTASTLGAALLGIPLGATAARWGRRTALASGWWVSAAGAAVLVAAAQWSLVVPMFLGLLLIGAGQATSLQSRFAATDRARPADRARALSLVVWVGTLGNVLGPNLGLPGQALHRATGLTVFAGAFLIAAVCLALAGLVIFLWLRPDPLAGHTASGPVVKEAATRRRFPRVRLLLAEVRTNRRARAAAGAVVIAQVVMVVVMTMTPVHMSHRGDSVTLVGITISLHILGMYALAPVVGQLTDRRGPRPAVVTGVVVLVASLVVAGVASDSTAGVVVALFLLGLGWSFVNVAGSATFSQALTEDHRATAQGGLDASSNLVSAAGAFAAGPLMAVSSFPVVSIVVAVLLIPVAVTLPTAAWTRPRAAE; this comes from the coding sequence ATGACAGACACCGGACACGACATTCAGCGCCGCACCCTCGCCGTCCTCGCCGTCTCACAGGTCATCGGCACCGTCGGGGTGGGCATCGCCCCCTCCATCGGCATCCTGCTCGCCACCGAGGTCACCGACAGCGAGGTGTGGTCCGGACTCGCCCGCACCGCCAGCACCCTCGGCGCCGCCCTGCTCGGCATCCCGCTCGGCGCCACCGCCGCCCGGTGGGGACGCCGCACCGCCCTCGCCTCCGGCTGGTGGGTCTCCGCCGCCGGCGCCGCGGTCCTCGTCGCCGCCGCCCAGTGGTCCCTCGTCGTCCCGATGTTCCTCGGATTGCTGCTCATCGGTGCCGGCCAGGCCACCAGCCTGCAGTCCCGCTTCGCCGCCACCGACCGGGCACGGCCGGCGGACCGGGCCCGCGCCCTCTCCCTGGTCGTGTGGGTCGGCACGCTCGGCAACGTCCTCGGCCCGAACCTCGGCCTGCCCGGCCAGGCACTGCACCGCGCCACCGGACTGACGGTGTTCGCCGGTGCCTTCCTCATCGCCGCGGTCTGTCTCGCCCTGGCCGGACTCGTGATCTTCCTGTGGCTGCGTCCCGATCCGCTGGCCGGGCACACGGCGTCCGGACCCGTCGTGAAGGAGGCCGCCACCCGCCGCAGATTCCCGCGGGTCCGCCTGCTGCTGGCGGAGGTACGGACCAACCGGCGGGCCCGGGCCGCCGCCGGTGCGGTCGTCATCGCCCAGGTCGTCATGGTCGTCGTCATGACGATGACACCCGTCCACATGTCCCACCGTGGCGACTCGGTGACGCTCGTGGGCATCACGATCAGCCTGCACATCCTCGGCATGTACGCCCTGGCGCCGGTGGTCGGCCAGCTCACCGACCGGCGGGGGCCGCGTCCGGCCGTGGTGACGGGCGTGGTGGTGCTGGTGGCCTCACTCGTCGTCGCCGGGGTGGCGTCCGACAGCACCGCCGGGGTGGTGGTGGCCCTGTTCCTGCTGGGGCTCGGCTGGTCGTTCGTCAACGTGGCGGGCTCGGCGACATTCAGTCAGGCCCTCACCGAGGACCACCGCGCCACCGCCCAGGGCGGGCTGGACGCCTCCTCGAACCTCGTCAGCGCCGCCGGGGCCTTCGCCGCCGGACCGCTGATGGCGGTGAGCAGCTTCCCGGTGGTCTCCATTGTCGTCGCGGTGCTGCTCATCCCCGTCGCCGTCACCCTGCCGACCGCCGCCTGGACGCGCCCCCGCGCGGCGGAGTGA
- the ctaD gene encoding cytochrome c oxidase subunit I, whose translation MTAVAPKRQTTLPARPAPHGGQSRKGGHAWDMIVTTDHKKLGIMYIVMAFCFFFLGGLMALLIRVELFHPGLQFLSNEQFNQLFTMHGTVMLLLYGTPVIWGFANYVMPLQIGAPDVAFPRLNAFGFWITTMGGIIMLSGFLTPGGAADFGWTMYMPLADAIHSPGVGSNLWIVGVGLTGVGTIASAVNLMTTILCLRAPGMTMFRMPIFTWNILVTSLIALLIFPMLTSAALGVLYDRLLGGHIFDPANGGAILWQHLFWFFGHPEVYVLALPFFGIVSEIFPVFSRKPMFGYVGLIFATLSIAALSMTVWAHHMFATGAVLLPFFSFMTFLISVPTGMKFFNWLGTMWKGRITFESPMKFALGFFATFLFGGLTGIMLAAPGLDFHLTDTYFVVAHFHYTLFGTVVFASYAGVYFWFPKMTGRMLNERLATWHFWLTFIGFHMTFLVQHWLGNMGMPRRYADYLDSDGFTALNQVSTIGALVLGISVLPFIWNVFSSWRYGEVVTVDDPWGYGNSLEWATSCPPPAHNFATMPKIRSERPAFELHYPHMVQTMREEAHVGRHF comes from the coding sequence ATGACCGCAGTAGCTCCGAAGAGGCAGACAACTCTTCCCGCCCGACCCGCCCCGCACGGCGGACAGTCCCGTAAGGGCGGACATGCATGGGACATGATCGTCACGACCGACCACAAGAAGCTCGGCATCATGTACATCGTGATGGCCTTCTGTTTCTTCTTCCTGGGAGGTCTCATGGCACTGCTGATCCGGGTGGAGCTGTTCCACCCGGGTCTGCAGTTCCTCTCGAACGAGCAGTTCAACCAGCTGTTCACGATGCACGGCACCGTGATGCTCCTGCTCTACGGCACCCCCGTGATCTGGGGGTTCGCCAACTACGTCATGCCGCTGCAGATCGGCGCGCCTGACGTCGCCTTCCCCCGGCTCAACGCCTTCGGATTCTGGATCACGACCATGGGCGGCATCATCATGCTGTCCGGGTTCCTCACCCCGGGCGGTGCGGCTGACTTCGGCTGGACGATGTACATGCCGCTGGCGGACGCCATCCACTCGCCGGGCGTCGGCTCGAACCTGTGGATCGTCGGTGTGGGTCTGACCGGTGTGGGGACCATCGCCTCCGCGGTGAACCTCATGACCACGATCCTGTGCCTGCGGGCCCCGGGCATGACGATGTTCCGGATGCCGATCTTCACCTGGAACATCCTGGTCACCTCCCTCATCGCGCTGCTGATCTTCCCGATGCTGACCTCCGCCGCCCTCGGCGTCCTCTACGACCGGCTGCTCGGCGGGCACATCTTCGACCCGGCCAACGGCGGGGCGATCCTGTGGCAGCACCTGTTCTGGTTCTTCGGCCACCCCGAGGTCTACGTCCTGGCGCTGCCGTTCTTCGGCATCGTCTCGGAGATCTTCCCGGTCTTCAGTCGCAAGCCGATGTTCGGTTACGTCGGGCTGATCTTCGCCACCCTGTCGATCGCGGCCCTGTCGATGACGGTGTGGGCGCACCACATGTTCGCCACCGGTGCGGTGCTGCTGCCGTTCTTCTCCTTCATGACCTTCCTGATCTCGGTGCCGACCGGCATGAAGTTCTTCAACTGGCTCGGCACGATGTGGAAGGGCCGGATCACCTTCGAGTCGCCGATGAAGTTCGCGCTCGGGTTCTTCGCGACCTTCCTGTTCGGTGGTCTGACCGGCATCATGCTCGCCGCACCGGGGCTGGACTTCCACCTGACGGACACCTACTTCGTGGTCGCGCACTTCCACTACACGCTGTTCGGCACGGTGGTCTTCGCCTCCTACGCCGGCGTGTACTTCTGGTTCCCGAAGATGACCGGCCGGATGCTCAATGAGCGTCTCGCCACCTGGCACTTCTGGCTGACCTTCATCGGTTTCCACATGACCTTCCTGGTGCAGCACTGGCTGGGCAACATGGGTATGCCGCGCCGCTACGCCGACTACCTGGATTCCGACGGCTTCACCGCACTGAACCAGGTCTCCACGATCGGTGCCCTGGTCCTGGGCATTTCGGTCCTGCCGTTCATCTGGAACGTGTTCAGCTCCTGGCGCTACGGCGAGGTCGTGACCGTCGATGATCCGTGGGGTTACGGAAACTCCCTGGAGTGGGCCACCAGCTGCCCGCCGCCGGCGCACAACTTCGCCACCATGCCGAAGATCCGGTCGGAGCGTCCGGCCTTCGAACTGCACTACCCGCACATGGTGCAGACCATGCGGGAAGAGGCCCACGTGGGACGCCACTTCTAG
- a CDS encoding LysR family transcriptional regulator, which produces MNGRLTLESLRYADAVADAGSFSSAARRFGVTQPALSSSIAKLEDHLGGRLFLRNPRGTSATAFGDAVLPRIHQTVTDVDRIESEAEAFATAGKGTIRIGTSPQIEKDLVTRLRSTIYGPDPLSPGRDATLLETELDQLEEYLQVGVLDMIIVPALGLLPTYSHHLLNADFLVLVDDAGGSEPIPVADLADRELILSRNGCGITRSVESLFTEDGLTVKHSEVEVANCSTLLSWVDKGMGSVVLPERNVPEGVPVRRIVRADGTYAEMFNEMVWDPGSADSLYFDALAARLAD; this is translated from the coding sequence ATGAATGGTCGCCTCACCCTTGAATCGCTGCGGTACGCGGACGCCGTCGCCGATGCCGGGTCCTTCAGTTCCGCCGCCCGTCGCTTCGGCGTCACCCAGCCGGCCCTGTCCTCGTCCATCGCGAAACTCGAGGACCACCTCGGCGGCCGGCTCTTCCTCCGCAACCCCCGCGGCACCTCCGCCACCGCCTTCGGCGACGCCGTCCTCCCGCGCATCCACCAGACCGTCACCGACGTCGACCGGATCGAATCGGAGGCGGAGGCGTTCGCCACCGCCGGCAAGGGCACGATCCGCATCGGCACCTCCCCGCAGATCGAGAAGGACCTGGTCACCCGGCTGCGCTCCACCATCTACGGTCCCGACCCGCTCAGCCCGGGGCGGGACGCCACCCTGCTGGAGACCGAACTCGACCAGCTGGAGGAGTACCTGCAGGTCGGCGTCCTCGACATGATCATCGTCCCCGCCCTCGGCCTGCTGCCGACCTACAGTCACCACCTGCTCAACGCCGATTTCCTCGTGCTCGTCGACGACGCCGGCGGCAGTGAGCCCATCCCCGTCGCGGATCTCGCCGACCGGGAGCTGATCCTGTCCCGCAACGGCTGCGGCATCACCCGCAGCGTGGAGAGCCTGTTCACCGAGGACGGCCTGACGGTGAAGCACTCCGAGGTGGAGGTCGCCAACTGCAGCACCCTGCTGAGCTGGGTGGACAAGGGGATGGGCTCGGTGGTGCTGCCGGAACGCAACGTCCCCGAGGGCGTCCCGGTGCGCCGGATCGTGCGCGCCGACGGCACCTACGCCGAGATGTTCAACGAGATGGTGTGGGATCCGGGTTCCGCCGATTCCCTGTACTTCGACGCCCTCGCCGCCCGGCTCGCCGACTGA
- a CDS encoding GntR family transcriptional regulator, which translates to MPTGHTPETQAAGGAGRAGGAGQSGQSGQSGQSGRGRPRMQEQADEIVAGVLAGAGPRVGSREYSTRRVALMTGLSQPLVSRSMRRIRGAAAGEEVPGHGDLRITAFVVGHPHITVEFAAGGVDVPGEKRAFERRATSLMAALWVSGAAAWATEGPVGEGDAAAGQNLAAEEVRVVWEPGQQSWQSFLDQVSRLLGSCARSVDAIPGELLAALSVRAGRGLHGLDWHRRRRRRDRYGDRPGDSPERFRDVSHRSGTDRNSDSDRAPVTTFPPPAAVRNSALQGPGHSVMSPAEQVAVALRKEIMDAGYRSGDRLTSTLLASHLGITQATARAALRRLADDGLLDSRGGVYWLPQVTGVDIVDLYAARLQVGSLLLRACAGRPRYRMLGVQTALRRLEAAGESGDVREVDQADLYFQQEVADASGLVQSARTFHALTLRLQMFISVLQLDYSPAVRRILADDRQIVAALVNGDAGRAVWTWRSKLDNAVRHMAATAGTRFDVRLWEQLTGG; encoded by the coding sequence ATGCCGACCGGTCACACACCGGAAACTCAGGCGGCCGGCGGTGCGGGCCGCGCCGGGGGAGCGGGCCAGTCCGGCCAGTCCGGCCAGTCCGGCCAGTCCGGCCGGGGCCGGCCGCGGATGCAGGAGCAGGCGGACGAGATCGTGGCCGGCGTCCTCGCCGGTGCCGGACCGCGGGTCGGCAGCCGGGAGTACTCCACCCGCCGGGTCGCCCTCATGACCGGCCTGAGTCAGCCGCTGGTCAGCCGGTCGATGCGGCGGATCCGCGGGGCGGCGGCGGGGGAGGAGGTGCCGGGGCACGGTGACCTGCGCATCACCGCCTTCGTCGTCGGGCACCCCCACATCACCGTCGAATTCGCCGCCGGGGGCGTGGACGTCCCCGGCGAGAAACGTGCCTTCGAGCGCCGCGCCACCTCACTGATGGCGGCCCTGTGGGTCTCCGGGGCGGCGGCGTGGGCGACGGAGGGGCCGGTCGGGGAGGGGGACGCGGCGGCCGGACAGAATCTGGCGGCCGAGGAGGTCCGGGTGGTGTGGGAGCCCGGTCAGCAGTCGTGGCAGAGCTTCCTCGACCAGGTCTCCCGGCTGCTCGGTTCCTGCGCACGCTCGGTCGACGCGATTCCCGGGGAACTGCTCGCGGCCCTGTCGGTCCGGGCCGGGCGGGGGCTGCACGGCCTCGACTGGCACCGTCGTCGGCGGCGCCGTGACAGGTACGGCGACAGGCCCGGTGACAGTCCGGAACGTTTCCGGGATGTTTCGCATCGCTCAGGAACTGACCGTAATTCTGACTCAGACCGTGCCCCGGTGACGACATTCCCCCCTCCCGCGGCGGTCCGCAACAGTGCACTGCAGGGACCGGGGCACAGTGTGATGTCCCCGGCGGAACAGGTCGCCGTCGCGCTGCGCAAGGAGATCATGGACGCCGGCTACCGGTCCGGGGACCGGCTGACGAGCACCCTGCTCGCCTCCCACCTCGGCATCACCCAGGCGACCGCCCGGGCGGCACTGCGCCGGCTCGCCGACGACGGCCTGCTGGATTCCCGGGGCGGTGTCTACTGGCTGCCGCAGGTGACCGGGGTGGACATCGTGGACCTCTACGCCGCGCGCCTGCAGGTCGGATCGCTGCTGCTGCGGGCCTGCGCAGGGCGTCCCCGGTACCGGATGCTGGGGGTGCAGACCGCACTGCGGCGGCTGGAGGCCGCGGGGGAGAGCGGGGACGTGCGGGAGGTCGACCAGGCGGACCTGTACTTCCAGCAGGAGGTGGCGGACGCCAGCGGTCTGGTGCAGTCCGCCCGCACCTTCCACGCCCTCACGCTGCGGCTGCAGATGTTCATCTCCGTGCTGCAGCTGGACTATTCACCGGCGGTGCGGCGCATCCTCGCCGATGACCGGCAGATCGTGGCCGCCCTGGTCAACGGTGATGCGGGCCGTGCGGTGTGGACGTGGCGGTCGAAGCTCGACAATGCGGTGCGGCACATGGCGGCGACGGCCGGGACCCGGTTCGACGTGCGGCTCTGGGAGCAGTTGACCGGCGGGTGA